The following is a genomic window from Euzebya rosea.
GCCGACGACGTCCTCCGCGACGTCGTCGACCGGTTGGCTCGTGGCGAGGTGCCCCGGCGTCGGCGGCTGGGTGTGCAGGTCGTGCCGGGCAGGACGGCTACATGGCTCCGCGCAGCGGTCGGGCTGGCCCCCGCCGACGGCGTCCTGCTGGCGGGTGTCGACCCCGACGGGCCGGCCGCCGCCGCCGGCCTCGGGCGTGGGGACCTGCTGACCGCGATGAACGGCACCGTGCTCCGTGGTCCCGATGACCTGCTGCTCGCCCTCCGCACCGCGGGGGAGGAGGTGCACCTGGTCGCCCGTCGTGGCGCCGATGCCCCCAGAACGATCGACGTGCGCACCCGGCTCGCCGAGTCCTGACACCCGGACGGCACCGTCCTCGAGGACGGCGCCGACATCCGATCGGTCCGTCGACGAACGGTCCCGGTACCCGGAGGACCGACACTCGTGTGCCACGCGGTGGGTACAGCACAACGCCCTGCCCGGAGACGAGGGGTCCCGGGCAGGGCGTGTGGCGGCGGGGTTGGGCGGCGGCCGCTTGGACGTCGGGTGGGGTCAGTCCGTCGGACGGATGCGGCGCTCCTGGACGTACTGCTCGAGCTTGCGCTTGACCCGCTGGAGGGCGTTGTCGATGGCCTTGGCGTGTCGGCCCAGCTCGACGGCGATGTCGGAGTAGGACTCCCCGCTCACGTAGCGAACCAGCACCTCGGTCTCGAGGTCGCTGAGGACCTCGGCGCAGAAGGAGCGGAGCTGGTCGAGGTCGGTCGCGGACGTGATCCTGTGGATCGGGTCCTGCCCGTCATCGGCGATCCGCTCCCGGTACTCCATGTCGGAGTCGTCCTCGTGGCTGACCGAGCCGGTCAGCGACACGTAGGCGTTCAGCGGGGCGTGCTTGCGGCGGTTCGCGCCCTTGATGGCGGTGATGACCTGCCGGGTGACGCAGAGGTCGGCGAAGTGGCGGAAGCTGGGATGCTTGCTGCGGTCGTAGTCCCGGACCGCCTTGTACAGCCCGATCATGCCTTCCTGGATGACGTCCTGGCGGTCGCCGCCGGACAGGAAGTAGGTCTTGGCCTTGGCACGGACCTGCGGACGGAAGCGCCTGAGCAGCTCGGCCAGCGCGGCCTCGTCCCCGGTGCGGGCAACCTCGACCAGGTCCTCGTCGGCCAGCTCGGTGCTGTCGGGGGCAAGCGTCGCAGTCGTCACAGTCCTCGTCCTTCCGGTGGGCGGCGAACCGGTGGATCGGCTGCCGTCTCATCCCGTACAACGAGGGGGTTCGTCGGGCGTTACGGTTTTCTTCTCGGCGATCGAACCTGCCGGCACGTTCACCAACGGGCACACTGCGTAGCGAACGCTGTTCAGCCGATGACCTCACCCCCCGCCTCCCCGCTCCTCGACCTGCTCGATCACATCGATCGCGCGGTCAGCGTCGACGCGGTCCTGGCCGGGCTGGCAGCGGTGCTGACGACCGTGCCGGGTGTGCGGGGAGTCACCCGGTGGCCGGTCCCGGCCGTGCACGGCCAGCGGGACCTCGT
Proteins encoded in this region:
- the sigH gene encoding RNA polymerase sporulation sigma factor SigH — protein: MTTATLAPDSTELADEDLVEVARTGDEAALAELLRRFRPQVRAKAKTYFLSGGDRQDVIQEGMIGLYKAVRDYDRSKHPSFRHFADLCVTRQVITAIKGANRRKHAPLNAYVSLTGSVSHEDDSDMEYRERIADDGQDPIHRITSATDLDQLRSFCAEVLSDLETEVLVRYVSGESYSDIAVELGRHAKAIDNALQRVKRKLEQYVQERRIRPTD